A genomic window from Buteo buteo chromosome 13, bButBut1.hap1.1, whole genome shotgun sequence includes:
- the CEP131 gene encoding centrosomal protein of 131 kDa isoform X1 gives MKSTRSSSSFQGAGSGGVDLSLTGLPAPVSRRPSSASPAKHMARSVSVTADSKPKRNALEDAGSRAMNNLRRSNSTTQVNQRVNSTHSSEQMGDFLTFFESGSGGRKKLASLSKTSPEKKTTWNILDDQPRAFPGPSGSRGVEPPAGMRRKETTVLLAANFTANNRSNKGAMGNCVTTMVHNNYSTTEKGPAPKSSNQAPSSLNNVVKATSNEDGESSSYVKSQKNFSSNNIMTRNNNSSLPRREEVTEEEAERFIQQVNLAAVTIQRWYRRHLQRHRAAAAALGRLLASKREERQQQMEEGNILDLHERKDEERRKIREEKARLARRAAIQELHQKRAQKASDAKRLAEEELARVKESRRVAKKKPAKPASTRNVSPASSVAKANNAEANFHSVAAEPEESGLADLGSVPLRDPGADDKLQDVSSRETGGEDVETAVTAVSRTQSKVTLNELLDTLRLLEEEPELLPPPKLFKKDRYAWVDGQEASSNSLTADNLEKFGKLNHSPGVPEDGALLSEAKLQSIISFLDEMEKSEQERPRSAASATQREGLLSEEELAHLEQASAVATEVTGSIMRLKLEVEEKKRAISLLQTALAQQRELTVRHVKQTEKELSHQLRLQREQYEAAIQRHLAFIDQLIDDKKVLSEKCEAVVAELKQVDQKYGKKITQMQEQHELVWRTLGPFCEEIKKLKELMSATEKIRREKWIDEKTKKIKEITVKGLEPEIQKLIAKHKQDIRKLKMLHEAELLQSDERAAQRYGRQAEELRDLLEREKEEQSQRERERARQRCEQQLEQEEQALQQQRRRLYAEVAEEKERLSQQAARQRAEVEELRRQLEASSSAVTRALKEEYAKEKEERERRHQAEVKVLKDRLEMEKQAWEANYMKKEEAWLLSRERELREEVRKERDKEIELVIQRLEADMSSAKEECERAAENRIKRIRDKYEVELQELERSERKLQERCNELKGRLAELEGESIRLQGLLKHKEQEVEEIQKVRDQLAQERSSLAEVIRQEFADRLAGTEEENKQLKAEMAEMRARQRLELDRVVREKDKELEEVHRRVKTAVMRKEESVSSLRKQYEVAMQRADRLEALLEQQRKQLLATK, from the exons ATGAAGAGCAcccgcagcagctcctccttccAGGGTGCCGGTTCTGGTGGCGTGGATCTGAGCCTGACGGGTCTCCCCGCGCCGGTCTCGCGGCGCCCCAGCAGTGCTTCTCCCGCCAAGCACATGGCACGCTCCGTCTCGGTCACTGCCGACAGCAAACCGAAGAGGAACGCTTTG GAAGATGCGGGATCCCGGGCAATGAACAACCTCCGGAGGTCCAACAGCACCACCCAGGTTAACCAGCGGGTGAACAGCACGCACAG CTCAGAGCAGATGGGAGACTTCCTGACTTTCTTTGAGAGTGGttctgggggaagaaagaaactggCGAGTCTGAGCAAAACCTccccagaaaagaaaaccacGTGGAACATCTTG GACGATCAGCCGCGAGCATTCCCAGGCCCCTCCGGCTCTCGTGGCGTTGAGCCACCAGCGGGGATGAGGAGGAAAGAAACCACCGTGCTCCTGGCAGCCAACTTCACCGCCAACAACAG GAGCAACAAGGGCGCGATGGGCAACTGTGTCACCACCATGGTGCACAACAACTACTCCACCACTGAGAAGGGCCCCGCACCCAAAAGCTCCAACCAGGCACCCAGTTCCCTCAA CAATGTTGTCAAAGCGACCTCAAACGAGGACGGTGAAAGCAGCAGCTATGTGAAGTCTCAGAAGAATTTCTCCAGCAACAACATCATGACCCGCAACAACAACAGCAGCCTGCCTCGGAGGGAGGAGGTGACCGAGGAAGAGGCGGAGAG GTTCATCCAGCAGGTGAACCTGGCTGCTGTGACCATCCAGCGCTGGTACCGACGCCATTTGCAACGGCACAGGGCGGCAGCAGCGGCTCTGGGGCGCTTGCTGGCTTCCAAAAGGGAG gaaaggcagcagcagatggaggAAGGGAATATCCTGGATTTGCATGAGAGGAAGGATGAGGAACGCCGGAAGATTCGAGAGGAGAAGGCACGCCTGGCCCGACGTGCTGCTATCCAG GAACTGCACCAGAAAAGGGCCCAAAAGGCTTCAGATGCAAAGCGCTTGGCAGAAGAAGAGCTTGCGCGGGTGAAGGAGAGCAGAAGGGTAGCAAAGAAGAAGCCTGCCAAACCTGCTTCTACAAGGAACGTCAGTCCAGCCAGCAGTGTCGCCAAAGCCAATAATGCTG AGGCCAATTTCCACTCAGTAGCTGCAGAGCCAGAAGAAAGTGGCCTTGCAGACCTTGGCTCCGTGCCGTTGCGGGACCCTGGGGCAGACGACAAGCTGCAG GATGTGAGCTCCAGAGAGACAGGTGGCGAGGATGTGGAGACAGCGGTGACTGCTGTCAGCAGGACTCAGTCCAAGGTCACTCTCAATGAGCTGCTGGACACACTCAGGCTGTTGGAGGaagagccagagctgctgcccccaCCGAAGCTCTTCAAGAAGGACAGATATGCCTGGGTAGATGGG CAGGAGGCCAGCTCCAATTCCCTGACTGCTGATAATTTGGAGAAGTTTGGGAAGCTGAACCACTCCCCGGGGGTCCCCGAGGATGGGGCTCTGCTCTCGGAGGCCAAGCTCCAAAGCATCATCAGTTTCCTGGATGAGATGGAGAAGTCGGAACAGGAGAGGCCCAGGTCGGCCGCCTCGGCCACGCAGCGGGAG GGTCTCCTCTCGGAAGAGGAGCTGGCTCACTTGGAGCAGGCATCGGCTGTTGCCACGGAGGTCACAGGCTCCATCATGAGGCTGAAGCTGGAAGTGGAGGAGAAGAAGCGAGCCATCAGCCTGCTGCAGACGGCCCTG GCTCAGCAGAGGGAACTGACTGTCCGGCATGTCAAACAGACTGAGAAGGAGCTCAGCCACCAGCTCAGGCTGCAGAGGGAACAGTATGAGGCAGCTATCCAAAGGCATCTGGCCTTCATCGACCAG CTCATTGACGACAAGAAGGTGCTGAGTGAGAAGTGTGAGGCTGTGGTAGCTGAGCTGAAACAAGTGGACCAGAAGTACGGCAAGAAGATCACCCAGATGCAGGAGCAGCACGAGCTG gTCTGGCGCACTTTGGGCCCCTTTTGCGAG GAGATTAAGAAACTGAAGGAACTGATGAGTGCAACTGAGAAAATCAGGCGGGAGAAGTGGATTGAtgagaaaaccaaaaagatCAAAGAAATCACCGTGAAAG GGCTGGAGCCGGAGATCCAGAAGCTCATCGCCAAACACAAGCAGGACATCAGGAAGCTGAAGATGCTGCACGAGGCCGAGCTGCTGCAGTCGGATGAGCGGGCTGCCCAGCGCTACGGCCggcaggcagaggagctgcGGGATCTGCTGGAGCGGgagaaggaggagcagagccagCGGGAGAGGGAGCGGGCCCGGCAGCG gtgcgagcagcagctggagcaggaggagcaggcgctgcagcagcagcggcgCCGGCTCTACGCCGAGGTGGCCGAGGAGAAGGAGCGGCTCAGCCAGCAAGCGGCCAG gcagagagcgGAGGTGGAGGAGCTGCGGCGGCAGCTGGAGGCAAGCAGCTCGGCCGTCACCAGGGCGCTGAAGGAGGAGTACgcaaaggagaaggaggagcgGGAGAGGCGGCATCAG GCAGAAGTGAAGGTGCTGAAGGACCGGCTGGAGATGGAGAAGCAGGCCTGGGAGGCAAACTACATGAAGAAGGAG GAAGCCTGGCTGCTCTCCCGGGAGCGGGAGCTGCGGGAGGaggtgaggaaggagagagacaaAGAGATCGAGTTGGTGATCCAGCGCCTGGAGGCCGACATGTCCTCGGCCAAGGAGGAGTGCGAGAGGGCAGCAGAGAACAG GATTAAGAGGATCCGAGACAAGTACGAGGTAGAGctccaggagctggagaggTCTGAGCGGAAGCTGCAGGAGCGCTGCAATGAGCTGAAGGGGcggctggcagagctggaagggGAGAGCATTCGTCTGCAGGGCCTGCTGAAGCACAAGGAGCAGGAGGTGGAGGAGATCCAGAAG GTGAGGGACCAGCTGGCCCAGGAGCGGAGCAGCCTGGCAGAAGTGATCCGGCAGGAGTTTGCTGACCGGCTGGCggggacagaggaggagaaCAAGCAGCTAAAGGCGGAGATGGCGGAGATGAGAGCCCGGCAACGCCTGGAGCTGGACAGGGTAGTGCGGGAGAAGGACAAAGAGCTGGAGGAGGTTCACAGGAG
- the CEP131 gene encoding centrosomal protein of 131 kDa isoform X2: MKSTRSSSSFQGAGSGGVDLSLTGLPAPVSRRPSSASPAKHMARSVSVTADSKPKRNALEDAGSRAMNNLRRSNSTTQVNQRVNSTHSSEQMGDFLTFFESGSGGRKKLASLSKTSPEKKTTWNILDDQPRAFPGPSGSRGVEPPAGMRRKETTVLLAANFTANNRSNKGAMGNCVTTMVHNNYSTTEKGPAPKSSNQAPSSLNNVVKATSNEDGESSSYVKSQKNFSSNNIMTRNNNSSLPRREEVTEEEAERFIQQVNLAAVTIQRWYRRHLQRHRAAAAALGRLLASKREERQQQMEEGNILDLHERKDEERRKIREEKARLARRAAIQELHQKRAQKASDAKRLAEEELARVKESRRVAKKKPAKPASTRNVSPASSVAKANNAEANFHSVAAEPEESGLADLGSVPLRDPGADDKLQDVSSRETGGEDVETAVTAVSRTQSKVTLNELLDTLRLLEEEPELLPPPKLFKKDRYAWVDGEASSNSLTADNLEKFGKLNHSPGVPEDGALLSEAKLQSIISFLDEMEKSEQERPRSAASATQREGLLSEEELAHLEQASAVATEVTGSIMRLKLEVEEKKRAISLLQTALAQQRELTVRHVKQTEKELSHQLRLQREQYEAAIQRHLAFIDQLIDDKKVLSEKCEAVVAELKQVDQKYGKKITQMQEQHELVWRTLGPFCEEIKKLKELMSATEKIRREKWIDEKTKKIKEITVKGLEPEIQKLIAKHKQDIRKLKMLHEAELLQSDERAAQRYGRQAEELRDLLEREKEEQSQRERERARQRCEQQLEQEEQALQQQRRRLYAEVAEEKERLSQQAARQRAEVEELRRQLEASSSAVTRALKEEYAKEKEERERRHQAEVKVLKDRLEMEKQAWEANYMKKEEAWLLSRERELREEVRKERDKEIELVIQRLEADMSSAKEECERAAENRIKRIRDKYEVELQELERSERKLQERCNELKGRLAELEGESIRLQGLLKHKEQEVEEIQKVRDQLAQERSSLAEVIRQEFADRLAGTEEENKQLKAEMAEMRARQRLELDRVVREKDKELEEVHRRVKTAVMRKEESVSSLRKQYEVAMQRADRLEALLEQQRKQLLATK; this comes from the exons ATGAAGAGCAcccgcagcagctcctccttccAGGGTGCCGGTTCTGGTGGCGTGGATCTGAGCCTGACGGGTCTCCCCGCGCCGGTCTCGCGGCGCCCCAGCAGTGCTTCTCCCGCCAAGCACATGGCACGCTCCGTCTCGGTCACTGCCGACAGCAAACCGAAGAGGAACGCTTTG GAAGATGCGGGATCCCGGGCAATGAACAACCTCCGGAGGTCCAACAGCACCACCCAGGTTAACCAGCGGGTGAACAGCACGCACAG CTCAGAGCAGATGGGAGACTTCCTGACTTTCTTTGAGAGTGGttctgggggaagaaagaaactggCGAGTCTGAGCAAAACCTccccagaaaagaaaaccacGTGGAACATCTTG GACGATCAGCCGCGAGCATTCCCAGGCCCCTCCGGCTCTCGTGGCGTTGAGCCACCAGCGGGGATGAGGAGGAAAGAAACCACCGTGCTCCTGGCAGCCAACTTCACCGCCAACAACAG GAGCAACAAGGGCGCGATGGGCAACTGTGTCACCACCATGGTGCACAACAACTACTCCACCACTGAGAAGGGCCCCGCACCCAAAAGCTCCAACCAGGCACCCAGTTCCCTCAA CAATGTTGTCAAAGCGACCTCAAACGAGGACGGTGAAAGCAGCAGCTATGTGAAGTCTCAGAAGAATTTCTCCAGCAACAACATCATGACCCGCAACAACAACAGCAGCCTGCCTCGGAGGGAGGAGGTGACCGAGGAAGAGGCGGAGAG GTTCATCCAGCAGGTGAACCTGGCTGCTGTGACCATCCAGCGCTGGTACCGACGCCATTTGCAACGGCACAGGGCGGCAGCAGCGGCTCTGGGGCGCTTGCTGGCTTCCAAAAGGGAG gaaaggcagcagcagatggaggAAGGGAATATCCTGGATTTGCATGAGAGGAAGGATGAGGAACGCCGGAAGATTCGAGAGGAGAAGGCACGCCTGGCCCGACGTGCTGCTATCCAG GAACTGCACCAGAAAAGGGCCCAAAAGGCTTCAGATGCAAAGCGCTTGGCAGAAGAAGAGCTTGCGCGGGTGAAGGAGAGCAGAAGGGTAGCAAAGAAGAAGCCTGCCAAACCTGCTTCTACAAGGAACGTCAGTCCAGCCAGCAGTGTCGCCAAAGCCAATAATGCTG AGGCCAATTTCCACTCAGTAGCTGCAGAGCCAGAAGAAAGTGGCCTTGCAGACCTTGGCTCCGTGCCGTTGCGGGACCCTGGGGCAGACGACAAGCTGCAG GATGTGAGCTCCAGAGAGACAGGTGGCGAGGATGTGGAGACAGCGGTGACTGCTGTCAGCAGGACTCAGTCCAAGGTCACTCTCAATGAGCTGCTGGACACACTCAGGCTGTTGGAGGaagagccagagctgctgcccccaCCGAAGCTCTTCAAGAAGGACAGATATGCCTGGGTAGATGGG GAGGCCAGCTCCAATTCCCTGACTGCTGATAATTTGGAGAAGTTTGGGAAGCTGAACCACTCCCCGGGGGTCCCCGAGGATGGGGCTCTGCTCTCGGAGGCCAAGCTCCAAAGCATCATCAGTTTCCTGGATGAGATGGAGAAGTCGGAACAGGAGAGGCCCAGGTCGGCCGCCTCGGCCACGCAGCGGGAG GGTCTCCTCTCGGAAGAGGAGCTGGCTCACTTGGAGCAGGCATCGGCTGTTGCCACGGAGGTCACAGGCTCCATCATGAGGCTGAAGCTGGAAGTGGAGGAGAAGAAGCGAGCCATCAGCCTGCTGCAGACGGCCCTG GCTCAGCAGAGGGAACTGACTGTCCGGCATGTCAAACAGACTGAGAAGGAGCTCAGCCACCAGCTCAGGCTGCAGAGGGAACAGTATGAGGCAGCTATCCAAAGGCATCTGGCCTTCATCGACCAG CTCATTGACGACAAGAAGGTGCTGAGTGAGAAGTGTGAGGCTGTGGTAGCTGAGCTGAAACAAGTGGACCAGAAGTACGGCAAGAAGATCACCCAGATGCAGGAGCAGCACGAGCTG gTCTGGCGCACTTTGGGCCCCTTTTGCGAG GAGATTAAGAAACTGAAGGAACTGATGAGTGCAACTGAGAAAATCAGGCGGGAGAAGTGGATTGAtgagaaaaccaaaaagatCAAAGAAATCACCGTGAAAG GGCTGGAGCCGGAGATCCAGAAGCTCATCGCCAAACACAAGCAGGACATCAGGAAGCTGAAGATGCTGCACGAGGCCGAGCTGCTGCAGTCGGATGAGCGGGCTGCCCAGCGCTACGGCCggcaggcagaggagctgcGGGATCTGCTGGAGCGGgagaaggaggagcagagccagCGGGAGAGGGAGCGGGCCCGGCAGCG gtgcgagcagcagctggagcaggaggagcaggcgctgcagcagcagcggcgCCGGCTCTACGCCGAGGTGGCCGAGGAGAAGGAGCGGCTCAGCCAGCAAGCGGCCAG gcagagagcgGAGGTGGAGGAGCTGCGGCGGCAGCTGGAGGCAAGCAGCTCGGCCGTCACCAGGGCGCTGAAGGAGGAGTACgcaaaggagaaggaggagcgGGAGAGGCGGCATCAG GCAGAAGTGAAGGTGCTGAAGGACCGGCTGGAGATGGAGAAGCAGGCCTGGGAGGCAAACTACATGAAGAAGGAG GAAGCCTGGCTGCTCTCCCGGGAGCGGGAGCTGCGGGAGGaggtgaggaaggagagagacaaAGAGATCGAGTTGGTGATCCAGCGCCTGGAGGCCGACATGTCCTCGGCCAAGGAGGAGTGCGAGAGGGCAGCAGAGAACAG GATTAAGAGGATCCGAGACAAGTACGAGGTAGAGctccaggagctggagaggTCTGAGCGGAAGCTGCAGGAGCGCTGCAATGAGCTGAAGGGGcggctggcagagctggaagggGAGAGCATTCGTCTGCAGGGCCTGCTGAAGCACAAGGAGCAGGAGGTGGAGGAGATCCAGAAG GTGAGGGACCAGCTGGCCCAGGAGCGGAGCAGCCTGGCAGAAGTGATCCGGCAGGAGTTTGCTGACCGGCTGGCggggacagaggaggagaaCAAGCAGCTAAAGGCGGAGATGGCGGAGATGAGAGCCCGGCAACGCCTGGAGCTGGACAGGGTAGTGCGGGAGAAGGACAAAGAGCTGGAGGAGGTTCACAGGAG
- the CEP131 gene encoding centrosomal protein of 131 kDa isoform X4, with protein MKSTRSSSSFQGAGSGGVDLSLTGLPAPVSRRPSSASPAKHMARSVSVTADSKPKRNALEDAGSRAMNNLRRSNSTTQVNQRVNSTHSSEQMGDFLTFFESGSGGRKKLASLSKTSPEKKTTWNILDDQPRAFPGPSGSRGVEPPAGMRRKETTVLLAANFTANNRSNKGAMGNCVTTMVHNNYSTTEKGPAPKSSNQAPSSLNNVVKATSNEDGESSSYVKSQKNFSSNNIMTRNNNSSLPRREEVTEEEAERFIQQVNLAAVTIQRWYRRHLQRHRAAAAALGRLLASKREERQQQMEEGNILDLHERKDEERRKIREEKARLARRAAIQELHQKRAQKASDAKRLAEEELARVKESRRVAKKKPAKPASTRNVSPASSVAKANNAEANFHSVAAEPEESGLADLGSVPLRDPGADDKLQDVSSRETGGEDVETAVTAVSRTQSKVTLNELLDTLRLLEEEPELLPPPKLFKKDRYAWVDGEASSNSLTADNLEKFGKLNHSPGVPEDGALLSEAKLQSIISFLDEMEKSEQERPRSAASATQREGLLSEEELAHLEQASAVATEVTGSIMRLKLEVEEKKRAISLLQTALAQQRELTVRHVKQTEKELSHQLRLQREQYEAAIQRHLAFIDQLIDDKKVLSEKCEAVVAELKQVDQKYGKKITQMQEQHELEIKKLKELMSATEKIRREKWIDEKTKKIKEITVKGLEPEIQKLIAKHKQDIRKLKMLHEAELLQSDERAAQRYGRQAEELRDLLEREKEEQSQRERERARQRCEQQLEQEEQALQQQRRRLYAEVAEEKERLSQQAARQRAEVEELRRQLEASSSAVTRALKEEYAKEKEERERRHQAEVKVLKDRLEMEKQAWEANYMKKEEAWLLSRERELREEVRKERDKEIELVIQRLEADMSSAKEECERAAENRIKRIRDKYEVELQELERSERKLQERCNELKGRLAELEGESIRLQGLLKHKEQEVEEIQKVRDQLAQERSSLAEVIRQEFADRLAGTEEENKQLKAEMAEMRARQRLELDRVVREKDKELEEVHRRVKTAVMRKEESVSSLRKQYEVAMQRADRLEALLEQQRKQLLATK; from the exons ATGAAGAGCAcccgcagcagctcctccttccAGGGTGCCGGTTCTGGTGGCGTGGATCTGAGCCTGACGGGTCTCCCCGCGCCGGTCTCGCGGCGCCCCAGCAGTGCTTCTCCCGCCAAGCACATGGCACGCTCCGTCTCGGTCACTGCCGACAGCAAACCGAAGAGGAACGCTTTG GAAGATGCGGGATCCCGGGCAATGAACAACCTCCGGAGGTCCAACAGCACCACCCAGGTTAACCAGCGGGTGAACAGCACGCACAG CTCAGAGCAGATGGGAGACTTCCTGACTTTCTTTGAGAGTGGttctgggggaagaaagaaactggCGAGTCTGAGCAAAACCTccccagaaaagaaaaccacGTGGAACATCTTG GACGATCAGCCGCGAGCATTCCCAGGCCCCTCCGGCTCTCGTGGCGTTGAGCCACCAGCGGGGATGAGGAGGAAAGAAACCACCGTGCTCCTGGCAGCCAACTTCACCGCCAACAACAG GAGCAACAAGGGCGCGATGGGCAACTGTGTCACCACCATGGTGCACAACAACTACTCCACCACTGAGAAGGGCCCCGCACCCAAAAGCTCCAACCAGGCACCCAGTTCCCTCAA CAATGTTGTCAAAGCGACCTCAAACGAGGACGGTGAAAGCAGCAGCTATGTGAAGTCTCAGAAGAATTTCTCCAGCAACAACATCATGACCCGCAACAACAACAGCAGCCTGCCTCGGAGGGAGGAGGTGACCGAGGAAGAGGCGGAGAG GTTCATCCAGCAGGTGAACCTGGCTGCTGTGACCATCCAGCGCTGGTACCGACGCCATTTGCAACGGCACAGGGCGGCAGCAGCGGCTCTGGGGCGCTTGCTGGCTTCCAAAAGGGAG gaaaggcagcagcagatggaggAAGGGAATATCCTGGATTTGCATGAGAGGAAGGATGAGGAACGCCGGAAGATTCGAGAGGAGAAGGCACGCCTGGCCCGACGTGCTGCTATCCAG GAACTGCACCAGAAAAGGGCCCAAAAGGCTTCAGATGCAAAGCGCTTGGCAGAAGAAGAGCTTGCGCGGGTGAAGGAGAGCAGAAGGGTAGCAAAGAAGAAGCCTGCCAAACCTGCTTCTACAAGGAACGTCAGTCCAGCCAGCAGTGTCGCCAAAGCCAATAATGCTG AGGCCAATTTCCACTCAGTAGCTGCAGAGCCAGAAGAAAGTGGCCTTGCAGACCTTGGCTCCGTGCCGTTGCGGGACCCTGGGGCAGACGACAAGCTGCAG GATGTGAGCTCCAGAGAGACAGGTGGCGAGGATGTGGAGACAGCGGTGACTGCTGTCAGCAGGACTCAGTCCAAGGTCACTCTCAATGAGCTGCTGGACACACTCAGGCTGTTGGAGGaagagccagagctgctgcccccaCCGAAGCTCTTCAAGAAGGACAGATATGCCTGGGTAGATGGG GAGGCCAGCTCCAATTCCCTGACTGCTGATAATTTGGAGAAGTTTGGGAAGCTGAACCACTCCCCGGGGGTCCCCGAGGATGGGGCTCTGCTCTCGGAGGCCAAGCTCCAAAGCATCATCAGTTTCCTGGATGAGATGGAGAAGTCGGAACAGGAGAGGCCCAGGTCGGCCGCCTCGGCCACGCAGCGGGAG GGTCTCCTCTCGGAAGAGGAGCTGGCTCACTTGGAGCAGGCATCGGCTGTTGCCACGGAGGTCACAGGCTCCATCATGAGGCTGAAGCTGGAAGTGGAGGAGAAGAAGCGAGCCATCAGCCTGCTGCAGACGGCCCTG GCTCAGCAGAGGGAACTGACTGTCCGGCATGTCAAACAGACTGAGAAGGAGCTCAGCCACCAGCTCAGGCTGCAGAGGGAACAGTATGAGGCAGCTATCCAAAGGCATCTGGCCTTCATCGACCAG CTCATTGACGACAAGAAGGTGCTGAGTGAGAAGTGTGAGGCTGTGGTAGCTGAGCTGAAACAAGTGGACCAGAAGTACGGCAAGAAGATCACCCAGATGCAGGAGCAGCACGAGCTG GAGATTAAGAAACTGAAGGAACTGATGAGTGCAACTGAGAAAATCAGGCGGGAGAAGTGGATTGAtgagaaaaccaaaaagatCAAAGAAATCACCGTGAAAG GGCTGGAGCCGGAGATCCAGAAGCTCATCGCCAAACACAAGCAGGACATCAGGAAGCTGAAGATGCTGCACGAGGCCGAGCTGCTGCAGTCGGATGAGCGGGCTGCCCAGCGCTACGGCCggcaggcagaggagctgcGGGATCTGCTGGAGCGGgagaaggaggagcagagccagCGGGAGAGGGAGCGGGCCCGGCAGCG gtgcgagcagcagctggagcaggaggagcaggcgctgcagcagcagcggcgCCGGCTCTACGCCGAGGTGGCCGAGGAGAAGGAGCGGCTCAGCCAGCAAGCGGCCAG gcagagagcgGAGGTGGAGGAGCTGCGGCGGCAGCTGGAGGCAAGCAGCTCGGCCGTCACCAGGGCGCTGAAGGAGGAGTACgcaaaggagaaggaggagcgGGAGAGGCGGCATCAG GCAGAAGTGAAGGTGCTGAAGGACCGGCTGGAGATGGAGAAGCAGGCCTGGGAGGCAAACTACATGAAGAAGGAG GAAGCCTGGCTGCTCTCCCGGGAGCGGGAGCTGCGGGAGGaggtgaggaaggagagagacaaAGAGATCGAGTTGGTGATCCAGCGCCTGGAGGCCGACATGTCCTCGGCCAAGGAGGAGTGCGAGAGGGCAGCAGAGAACAG GATTAAGAGGATCCGAGACAAGTACGAGGTAGAGctccaggagctggagaggTCTGAGCGGAAGCTGCAGGAGCGCTGCAATGAGCTGAAGGGGcggctggcagagctggaagggGAGAGCATTCGTCTGCAGGGCCTGCTGAAGCACAAGGAGCAGGAGGTGGAGGAGATCCAGAAG GTGAGGGACCAGCTGGCCCAGGAGCGGAGCAGCCTGGCAGAAGTGATCCGGCAGGAGTTTGCTGACCGGCTGGCggggacagaggaggagaaCAAGCAGCTAAAGGCGGAGATGGCGGAGATGAGAGCCCGGCAACGCCTGGAGCTGGACAGGGTAGTGCGGGAGAAGGACAAAGAGCTGGAGGAGGTTCACAGGAG